ttattattattaaaaggaggtttttaccgtttagtgaccggtttgtcgattttatgtcttaagtcacaattaaaacctaatgtaaaatattaaatataaatacaacttaatttaaagcgtaaagtaaatgacgataattaaaagtgcaataatttgaagtacgaaaaataaaatgacgataaataaaagtgcgatgagatataaaataaaggaattatgcttatttaaacttccgtaatcatgatgttcgacgtgttgattttaatttattaccatgggttaattgtcctttgtcctggattattcgatatgtccatctggtttttgtccataacagtccatcggtcataaatataaattgcgagtgtcctcgtcaaattacccttatacccgaagtcaaatattccaactaattagggacttaaactgtaacaaggtcttaatactttgttaatgattacatcaggttatcgactgcgtgtaacccaaggttttaatacgttgttaacaattacaccaagtgtccttttatgtaatccaaccctgttttaatgagtccattgactattaatccatccccgtgtccgattaaatgaacgattattagtatttataaatatcccgcccatcgtatccgattaagtgtatgtggttatttatagatacgtcaaattgtaaatctctatattaaattaacgaactatcattcagttaaataaatataaagcccattaatagcccatagtccaatttcacaagtgtcggtcttttgtccaaaccccaattatggtccaaagcccaataacccaatcttaatatttagtccaacatcacgattactttggcttaaataaacataataataacttagctactagacattaatttaaaaaggttgaacataaattacaatgagtattaatcgcgtagtgttacacggacagaattccgacttacaaacttaaaacattcgccactataaccttattattattaacttaatattaaaattataattataaaatataaatataaatataattgagagAGAGCAGAGAAGGATATTGATGAAGGTGTAtcaaactcgtccgaaaaatgctgaatttatagacctggcctgactttgggtgccatgcgatcgcatgagaataaggcacccaggccatgcgatcgcatggcctgcttttcctgcTCCATTTGCTTCtaaaaacgtgggcggctcttgatttatttattatataatttaatatatataattttatataattatatatatattatattatattcatgtgcatagttgacttgtaattttaggtccgttgcgtcgcgcgttgatagttggttcatgtcccggttccagattttcgaacgtcctttcgtacaatttaatatcctgtactttgcgttttgcggcttgtattcttgtaatttctagacgtttctcatcaataaattgaaccacttagattgtattttgtactttttagcgttttggtcatttgcgtcttcaaatcatcgaatctgtcttttgtcttcaccttttaatatttaaacgaatatcacttgtaaatagaacaattgcaattaaaagcttgtctttcttgaaggataatgctatgaaatatgtattcgtatttagcattatcatggacacaagtggaagttggtttaagttattcattgtgagttgaactaaaatattccctagtctggtaactgtaatcactggtttctactggtgaacgtgaatcctatggatagatctatcggttttgacaaccccatttcgtgctagtcgcgctagcaatttttgaagacggaatgtattagtacttcgtaattatttgaagatacacctgttcagtgtatattgtgtttggtaagggtagaattggttaagtggttaccagttggctcacgggttaatggaataatgttttttatgttttcgagcatataatttttgtggtccaaaataaggctttatgttttcaaacataaatttttacggtttaaattaaatattgtttgcaatattaaacctataattcactcaacatttttgttgacagttactcgcatgttctattctcaggttcatgactgattgcttccgctgtacttagagagtctgcatatttatgatggcagcttttgttaaacattaacttacattctattttgatacattaaattgtgggtgtttgttgactttgttttagtcaacttttgattaagtatttatgtatggtttttctaaacttacatattttggtaggtttcctttataggaaatcatttttaaataaaaatgcaaggttatttattaaattcatttagagttatgatcaagctgtcgGACCAAGATATcgatggtcatcaagtgtactttgacgggtcgttaaaggttaagggaaacaaaagtggctagatgctACACTGAAGTTTAGATGGATGTCCTAGTTGAAACTGATCACTTCAATCATAATTATCTtgatatttatgtttttcttttcaAATAAAGAATCTCTGTACGACTTTCCGTTTTAAGATGAATAAAAGGATTTTACCATTTACAATAACTTAGTCATTATGTTATTTATAATGTTGTTCACATAATAATAATCGGCTAGTGACAGACGGATTCTTGCATCCATATAAGCCCCATGTGAGTTatttgtacccccttaagaggtgattgtctagccctcgtcggtacaagtttataccAATAAATGACCAATGAGTAGATGGAATAAACACATGTGACTGCACAGTGTACACGCCAAAACTAATACAAATGTAGTCTTGACCTACATACAAAGACATGAACTAGTTCGACTAAAAGAAAAATCATCACACAAAAAAATATGTTAAACTAAAATTTCATTGATTACATAAGTATTCATTACAGGATACACCAAAATATATGCAACAACGTGCAGTACAACATACTAAAATTCAAAATCTAACAACCGATGCACAGTGGTGCCTTCAGCAGCACAAAGATCCTTGAAACTACCAAATCGGATCTCCGCCAATGCCTGCTGGGCAGCCTGGAGCTCCTACACGGCACCCGCGGCCACCTTCCTGGTGATATCTGGGTGCAAGGAGACGGCTCCTCCAACATGATGCTTTTTTTTCGAAAGGCCAACATTATGCTTTTGCATCAACCGAACAGCATCATTAAAATTCACCGCCCCAAAACTCTGCAGGTACGCATCAAAAGGTGCCTTCACAATATTGGAATTAATAGCATTCCTCAACATAGAAGACAGGGCAGATCGCAACCAAATGCACTCAGCCACAGCTACCTCCTTCATAAGCCTCGCGAAGGACGTTTCCTTGTCCTTCTCTGCCACCTCCTTTTCCAGCTCATCCTTGGCAGCCTTCAACTGGATCTCCAGATCCTTCACATCTTCCAGCCGCCTCCTCATAACGGGTAAAGCTGTCGAGCAGGAATGTATTCAACGTTACAATTGCCCGAGCACGAACAACCTTCGCGTCATCCGGAGAGAGGGCAGAAACAGTTTGAAGAAGGGTTGAGGAGGATCCCTTCTCCAGGGCACCCATACAACCGTGGTAATCAATATCCAGTTTAGAGAAAGCATGAATGATGCCATCACTGATAAGTACGTTAAAGTGGACATCATCGAAACTCTCAAGCATATACTGCCCACCACCCTCTTCATCTTCCACATGAATGGGTTCCGTCTTGGAAACCCCACCGCCAGTAGAAGGCTCAGCAACACCTACAAGCATAAAAACCTTTTAAGTATAACACGAATATCATAATAAAAGTATATAAGCATGCGGGAACATATAAGTTACCTTTGGCCTTCTTCAACTGTAGCTGAGGAAGCTCCTTGATTTTCCTCTTCACAACCGACTACTCCTCTGTTACAATCAGAGGAGGGACGAACAAGTCAGCCCCTATCACCGGTATTTTGCTCCAGGTCTTGCGAAACAACATCCGGCTCACCTCCCGAGTTCACCAAATGCCATAGCAGTACTAAACTCCAATGATGCTGCAAATAAATAAACAATGTTAGTGTGCAAAAGCTAACTAAATGACATAACAATTGGCTAGGATCAGTCTCCACCTGCTCCATTGTAACGAATGACAGGCTCAGTGTTTGGATTCGGCCATTGGTGACTAACTCCCCCCAACACAAGCATGGCTTCCGCATAGGGCCGTTGAGGAAACCTGAAACTCTGAATGGCCAGTATGCATGCCTTCTCGGCATCATTCAATTTTGGAACCTTATTGGCTCCATTCTTAACATTAAACGCCCATTCACAGAGACTGACAAACCGTACAGGTAGTTCTTTGCTATCATAAAAAAAAAGAACGACTCTAGCCATTCCTTCAAATAGGTATCCATATCACCAGTAAAATTGAAGAATCCCCTTCGTTTTATGGAGAACCAACCAATCTCAGACCTCGACACGGTAAATCACTATTAAAACATGCGAACCGTTGGGAGTATGTGGTAATAGTTCAAATACATCTCCTACATCACCAACTTCGGGCATGCGTGCAGATGTAACTGAGTAggtgtattatattaatgtgtaaAAAATTAGTACATAAATTCGGAATAGGGCAACCAGAAGTTGCCTACGGTAATAGCTGCACCGTACATGGTAACCATGTCCGATGGAGATTTATGTGCTCGATGGGATGCATCAAGAACCCTTAAGACATAACTGGCCAAAAATGGGTACTTATTTACTAATTCATCAAGGTATTCATCACACACTCGGCTCATGATATCATCGCTATTTACTAAAGCCCTAGAAGACGATTCGGGAGCGTCTACGTTGGTAGATGTGGAAGACTGATCTGccatatatatgtaaaaaaattacaAATAAACCGaaaaaaaggaagaagaagaaagaagaaaagaggGTACCTTTTTTTCTTGAAAAAACTGTTGGTTTTTAGAAGAAGACATGTTTAAAGATACAAAAGATGTAAAAATTGACAAGAATGAAAAAAGGTGGCTATTTATAGGTTTCATAGAAGTCTATCCAACGGTTCAGATTAAAGGAGGGATCCCTAAAGGTAATGATTAAAATTGAAAAAAGATATTCCTCGAATGTCGTTTCAAAAAGTTGAAAATGGAAAAAACACAAAAAGGGGGTGTGTCTGCATAAACTGTCTTTTCAAATTTTGTCAGGCATTTAATGCACATCCAATCGGGAGTGTGGTTTCATTTTGAAGTTTGATGAAGGTAAACATTCCGGATACcatcatcaaactggggggacttgatgatacgcttaatgatccgtctcaaaaaagCTCACTATTAGTAGCATTTCGGCTAGAGTGTACCCAGCGTGAACCATCACGGGCAAAGAACATCTTCCCGGCATCACATTAGTAACCTGATCAGAAGGTTACTTATGTTCGCATCCGGGAAAGGTCATACCGGACGAAGGCTAGCCGGGACGCTACATAAAACTCATCTGCCCCGGACAAGTATGCAAGCTACCGACAGCACCTAGCTGGATGCAAAGGCAATGAGAAGTCAAGAACCATATCGTCGCAAAGAACTGTGAACATCAAGCATCCGACAGCCTTTATAAAGTTACTTATGAACTAACTATAATCTTGCCCAGTCATAACACTATCGTGAAGAAACACTTGAAATAAACATCAGGTAAAACCCTCTTGCCTGAACAAAGAGCAAGGCATTCATCCGTCACGATCTAGACGGATCTACCACACTCTCGGAACTACCAAGTCTTCCCAGCTTAGGTGTCCGGTTCTGGGATAAGCAATTGTCACGAAACAAGCACACCATCCTAGAACAAGCTCACTGTCCCAGAAAAAGTACACCGTCCCGAAAAAAGCACATGATACTGGAGCAAATACACAAATAAGATgcacgccacgtcagcccacgaatctaggaaagtttgttaggatctgtttgTCATTCCCATGAAAGGGATATGTGCCACGTCAACCCTCGAGATTAGCaaagtttgttataaccatgaaagggacatgtgccacgtcaccattccctcataacacctataaatacaagaAAAAATCATTCATtccacaacactggatgcattaacgttactctgcccaaattaattatGATAACATTTCTCCAGCTGATAACCCAATTCCGATAAAGATTCCGGTCAATATCGGAGTTAATCACTAATCTTAgacattaacttattcgattccgatcgaataaggttaatctcatcgattgttttacgcccttggaatcctgATTTTAAATCAGGGTTTGCACAAATATTGGAGTTAAAATATTCGATCCACTCTTTTACACTAATCCAGCACTCAAATCCTAAATCTATTTCACCCTTAACGATTTTGGTACGAACAATACAGCGAAACCAGGCAACAAAACGGCAAGCAAGAAAGAAACATCTGACGTCGTTCCACCAACTTTGAACAAAGAAAGCTCACCAACGGTGGAACCACCCCAGCCCCAGAAGCAATCCATCGCTCATATTCACTCCGATGACACTTCAGAAGACGAGATGAATGTTTTCGGTGGTGATGAGGACACACGGGAGAAATCACTAACTGACTGGAGACGATTGAATATGCGCATCTCCAGTCTTAAAACCAGTGGTCCGAGCAGAATTGGATCATCTCATGAGGACACCGAGATGATCACCAACATGATCTCAGCTGACGTAAAAAAACAAGTAATCGATAAATTGAAGACCATGTTAGGCGACAGTACCAATCTAGCAGGAAGGCAACAGCTGCAAAACTCTGACATCTTGAAGACTAGCCCTCTGCCAAACATCGATTCAGGAAGTGAAGGTGTTGTCAAGGCTTCCACAAATTGTGGTTCACATAAGAAGTTCACGGTCCATAAAATGGATGTTAAGACAGCATTCTCAGCGGTGATCTTcaggaggaagtctatgttgatcaacccgaAGGCTTTGTTGATCCTATTTATCCAAACCACATTTATTACCTGtaaaaagctttgtatggtctaaagcaagcTCTGCGAGCATGGTACAAGACCGTGACAAAGTATTTGCTTGAGAATGGTTTCTCTAATATAATAATTGATACAACACTCTTCATCCATAAACAAATGATCACATCCTTTAATTcacatttacgttgatgatattatatttggttccacatccccggccttatgcaaagaattggTGACctcatggccaacaaattcgaaatgagcatgttagatgaactacatttattcttggGGTTGCAGGTCAAACAATTGTCAAATGGCATTTTTATAAGTCAAACAAAATACATTAACGATATGCTTAAAAGTTTTAAAATGACTAATTTAAAAACAGTGTCAACCCCAATGAGGATTATTCTAGATACTGGCgaaaatggggaaccctttgatattactgtTTATGGTAGTATGGTTAGATCTTTAATATACCTGACTACCAGTAAACCAGACATTACACATTTCGTAACTGTTTGTGCTCGGTTTTAGTCTAACCCAAAGAAATATCACTCCAAACCAGTGGTTAAAATTttccaataccttaaaggtacatctAACCTTGGAATTTGGTATCCACATGGACCAGATTTCAACCTCATTGCTTATATGGATGCGAATCATGGTGGTTGTCATGTCAATAGGAAAAGTGCATTTTGATCACTTCAGATGTAGGGGAATAGGTTAGTAATATAAAATACGCTAAACATATCGCGCATAAAATACGCTAACATATCGCGTAAGAGTATTATCGCGCACAATATAAGGTGCAGTTCGACCAATGATATCGCGCGATTAAGTGTAGCGCTACCAGAAGATTGTGCTAAGTAAAGTCGGGGAATGAATAAAACAAAAGACAGTACAAGACATTAAGGACATAATCTCAGTAATCGTACGAGTGGCAGGACGTGGCAAAACAGCACGATGTGGAGGGGACCAATCGAGTGCATGATGCAATGTGACAGAATAGTAGAATTCTGTACCATTCTGTCCCCTCCTACTTTTATTGTCGCCCACGTGGCAAAGAAAAGGATAGCTACTCTTGCCTATAAATTCACACATCCAACTTCTCACAAGGACCAATTCAATTTAGAAGGAGAAAACTCATCCCTCACAACACTCTATCTACGCAGTTATAATAACGGTTCTCAGGTAACCGTCCAACGACCCATCGTCTCTGGTTAACCCATATGATTGTGGGTTACAattaaccaccctttctgagattATCATCTCGTATGagcgttattcacggtactccggaccagagagttaaactcaagaaacccttaaatccccctttattGTTGATCTTGCTTGAACCTAACCATTTGGACCAATTTatgcttgatcaaatggcgccatctgtGGGACAAGAAATTTAAAAGGTTTTAAATATATCTTTTCTCTTTATTGTTCTTAACGTTTCCTCATTTTTGCTTCTAAACTCTCGTTGCGCTATCCATAATTTAGCTCACGGAAGAAAGGCAAATGCAAGTATGACCACTATATCTTCGCGCAGAGATGGAAAGCGCAAAGCTGACCAGATAGGTGGAGAGATTACAGGAATCTCTTTTCCTGCTATCTAGATACAGGATAAGGCGTTTACATATGGACACCGGTAGCAGCATAGACATAATGTACGAAAAATGTTTCAGACAATTCCAGAGTCCGTAAAGCAAGGCATCTGACCTTCAACTATGGCACTCTCTGGATTTTTGAGGGAGTCGGCATGGCCTATAGGCACCCCGGACCTAAAGATGTTGAGTTCTGTGTAATGGGCCCGCGCTCCAGGTATAACGCCATACTAGGCAGAATATCCCTTTAAAGATTTGGATCAATACCGTCCATGGTTCACGGTTTAGTAAGATTCCCGACAAAGCATGGAATTGCTACTCTCGATTCAAGCCCACTTGAGGCCCTATGCGCTTCAGTCGTGGTGTAAGAGGAAGAGATATCAATGGGCGAGACATCGGCAGGGTGTTACATCCTGATAAATCCCATTTTCCCGGATCAGAACGTGAGAATAGGAGCGGGTTTGATGAAGGAAACACAAGCCAAGTTGGTTAATATCCTCATGAAAAACTTAGACGTATTCGGTTAGCACGACGCTGATATGACGGGTGTGAAGTTGCGCAACACCGCGTTAATGCCAATGTAAACATGACACCTGTCCAGCAAAAGAAGAGGCCCATGGTGCCATACAGAAGTGAATGGTTGCGCGGAGAAGTAAACAAGATGGTCAAAGCAAATATCACGCAGAAAGTTAATTATCAAACGTGGGTGGCTAATCCAGTCCTGGTCCCTAAGGCTGATGGATTGTGGTGCCTGTGTGTGGTTTCAAAGACATTAACAAGGTGTGCCCGAAGGATAACTACCCCTTGCCAGAAATTGATTGGAAGCTCGAATCCCTCGCGGGATTCAGGTTTAAGTGTTTCTTGGACGCGTACAAGTGTTATCATCAAATCCCCATGGTAGAAGAAGACGAAGAAAAGACAGCATTTCACACAGACCATGGAATATAATGTTATACAACGATGCCATTCGGGCTCAAAAATGTTGTCCCTACTTATTAATGCATGATCAAAACAACTTTCGCTAAGTAGTTTGGTCGCAATCTGGAAGCGTACGTCGATGACTtggtcatcaaaagtaacatcgagGAGCAACTACAAGCAGACATCCTCAAAACCTTTGATACACTGCACAATGTTAACATGAAGCTCAAACCATAAAAGTgtagttttggagaagaagaaggatcATTCTTGGGACACGTGATTACCACTAGAGGAATCAAAGCTAACCCAaagaagattgaagccattgaacgCATGCCATCCCTAAAAACTAAGAAACGGGTCCAAAGTCTAAACGGGAAGCTTGCCGCGTTAACTAGGTTCTTGTCAAAGACAGCTGAGAGATCGCTCCATTTCTTCTGCACATTAAATAAGTGCGCGCAAAGGTCCGACTTTAAATGGACCAAGGAAGCTGAAAAGGCATTCCAAGAAATGAAAACGCTGGGGAAACCCTTATCCTCTATTTGGAAATTGCGCGAGAGGCCGTTAGCTCAGTTCTGATTGCTGAAAGAGATTGAGTACAGATACCTCTATACTTCGTGAGTAAAGCACTGACTGGATGTGAGCTAAACTATCGCCCGATCGAAAAGTTCATATATGCACTCGTGATTACCGTGCGACGGCTACGGCGATACTTCCAAGCTCATTTGATAGTGGTATTAATAGATTAGCCTATCTGAAAAATACTGTATAAACCAAATAAGTCGGGATGACTAACGAAGTGGGCAATCGAGTTGAGAGAACATGAGATTAACTTCTGTTCTAGAAGCTCAGTCAAGGGGCTGATACTAGCAGATTACCTAGCCGAAACCACTTCCGATATGCCGATTATGCTAGATTTGGAAAACATCACACCATCAGTACCCAAACTTTGGGAGTTGTATACTGATGGTGCGAGTGGTCCGGAAGGAGCAAGTGCAGGATTATTGCTCACTGGTCTCGATAATGAGGAACACACTTATGCGCTTAGGTTCAACTTTAAAGCGACAAAAAATGAAGCAGAGTATGGAGCCTTGCTGGCAGGAGTAAGGATGGCTAAGAAAATTGGAGTAAAAATACTCGACGCATACGTTGATTCCCAGCTAATCGCCAACCAGATTAATGGCACTTTCGATGCTCACGACAAAGGAATGCAAGTGTACCTGGCCCTACTGCGTTCCCCAATCATCGAATTTGATGATTCGAAAATAATTCAAATACCTCGAAGTCAGAACATGCAGGAGGACGTGTTTAGCAAGTTGGTCGCGCTGACGTTTAACCATCTTAAAAAGAAAGTTTTAGTCGAACAAATCTTCAAGAAATCAATTGAACTCAGTAAACTAACCACTGTCATCGAAGAAGCTGAGCATTGCTGTATGACCAACAACGTTGAATTTTTGAAAACGGGGTCGCTGCCCAAAGATGACAAAGAAGCCAAAAAGATAAAAGTCAAAGCTCCGATGTACGAACTGCGCGATGATGTCCTGTATAAAAAATCATATCTTAGGCTGAGCTTTCACTGCGTTGGGCCCAAGCAAGCTGAGAAGATTATAGACGACGTTCACACAGGAGTTTGCGCTTTACATTCTGGTTTTAGAACGGTGGCAGAAAAAATTAAAAGATTGAGCTATTGCTGGTCCGACATGTATAACGACGCGGCTGAAAGAATAAGGGTATGCCAAGAATGTCAGTT
The window above is part of the Rutidosis leptorrhynchoides isolate AG116_Rl617_1_P2 chromosome 1, CSIRO_AGI_Rlap_v1, whole genome shotgun sequence genome. Proteins encoded here:
- the LOC139900929 gene encoding uncharacterized protein, which codes for MPIMLDLENITPSVPKLWELYTDGASGPEGASAGLLLTGLDNEEHTYALRFNFKATKNEAEYGALLAGVRMAKKIGVKILDAYVDSQLIANQINGTFDAHDKGMQVYLALLRSPIIEFDDSKIIQIPRSQNMQEDVFSKLVALTFNHLKKKVLVEQIFKKSIELSKLTTVIEEAEHCCMTNNVEFLKTGSLPKDDKEAKKIKVKAPMYELRDDVLYKKSYLRLSFHCVGPKQAEKIIDDVHTGVCALHSGFRTVAEKIKRLSYCWSDMYNDAAERIRVCQECQFHVPISKAPRHSMITITSPWPFCKLAIDIVGSFPTGSGSTGYLVVAINFFTKWVEAKPLNKITSKKVRDFL